A window from Brassica napus cultivar Da-Ae unplaced genomic scaffold, Da-Ae ScsIHWf_232;HRSCAF=398, whole genome shotgun sequence encodes these proteins:
- the LOC125600632 gene encoding CLAVATA3/ESR (CLE)-related protein 42-like produces the protein MRSPHIINPLLLFFFLSLVLQSHQRTTDQTHRTGSTDQHVNDVAVTSPEGTRREKFRVRRPMTAWRKGKMLNDNEHGVPSGPNPISNR, from the coding sequence ATGAGATCTCCTCACATCATcaatccacttcttctcttcttcttcctttctctAGTCCTTCAAAGCCATCAAAGAACCACTGATCAAACTCATAGGACCGGCTCCACTGATCAACACGTCAATGATGTGGCGGTGACTTCGCCAGAAGGGACAAGAAGAGAGAAGTTTCGAGTTCGGCGGCCCATGACCGCATGGCGGAAGGGGAAGATGCTCAATGACAATGAACACGGAGTCCCAAGTGGTCCAAATCCCATCTCCAATAGGTAG